AAAGCTGTTAGCGAGGACCTCAGTGATGACTTTCAGTTCAACACCGCGATTTCGGAGCTGATGAAGCTCAGCAATTCCCTTTCCTCTGGCTTGGCGCAAGCCTCACCTGGAGTGCGGATGGAAGCGATGTCAGCTCTTGTGCGCTTACTGGCGCCATTTGCACCGCATTTGGCCGAGGAGTTTTGGCAACGACTCGGCGGTGAAAACAGTGTTCACTGTCAGCCGTGGCCTGACCATGATCCAGAGGCCCTGGTCTTGGAGTCCATTGAAGTGGTGATTCAGGTCAAAGGAAAGGTAAGGGGATCGATGTCCGTGGCCGTTGACTGCAGCAAGGACGAACTAGAGCGCTTGGCTCTTGCGAGTGATGTGGCCCAACGCTGGTTGGAAGGCAAGCCGCCGAGACGAGTCATTGTGGTTCCAGGAAAGCTCGTCAACCTGGTGCCGAGCTCTTAACGGGTCAGCCTTTGCTGAAGCGCAGTGAGGCTGGACTATCCCAACTTCCCTGTGCCACGTATCCACGATTGTTCCCCGTGAGATGACGCAGGATCCAGAAAATAGCCTCATCCGTGCCTGATCCAATGGCCTTTTGGATTTCCACGGCAGACCTGGACACTCCGTCGGACAGGACCTCTTCCACTTGCTTCTGCAAATTCAAGATGGCAGCAGCGGCTTTTTTGCCCGCTTCAACGCCTGGTTGGTGATAGGCATTCACATTCACCAATTCTCCGTATAAACCAACGGCGCGTTCAAACAAGGCGATCAGCGCTCCGAGACGGCGCGCGTCAAAGCGACGCATGCTGATACTCAAGCTTTGACGTCCGCCTTCCGTGAGCGCTGATCGCGTGCCTTGCAGGAACCCATCAAGGAAGTCACCAGGGCGCTCCCCTTCGATCGAAGGGATATCTTCCACATCGCGCAGAACCTCGATGAAGGTCACGAAAAAATTGTCGATGCCGTCACGAAGTTGCTGGACGTACGCGTGTTGGTCGGTTGATCCCTTATTCCCATACACCGCAATGCCCTGATGCACTTCCTTGCCATCACGATCAAGGCGTTTGCCGAGTGATTCCATCACCAGCTGTTGGAGATAACGACTGAAGACCTCGAGACGATCGCGGTAAGGGAGCACGACCATGTCGCGTTTGCCTTTGCCTTCACCCGCGGCATACCAGGCTGCTGCCATCAAGGCTGATGGATTGCGACGCACATCAGGACAGCGAGTGGCTTCATCCATTTGGGCAGCCCCCGCCAAGAACCCACGGATATCGCAACCGATCAATGCGCCAGGCAGTAAACCCACAGCACTCGTGATACTGGTGCGACCACCAATCCAGTCGAACATATCGAAACGCTGGAGCCAGTTCTCTTGTTCGGCTTGTTGATCGAGCTTGCTGCCTGCCATGGTGACAACCACTGCTTGCCCCGTCCAACTGCCTCCGAGAGCTTCAAGACGATGTCTTGCTTGTTCCATGCCGAGGTGGGGTTCAGGTGTCCCCCCCGACTTGCTGACCGTGATCACCAACGTTGTACAAAGACGTTCTCCGAGGTCTGCAAGAACCCGGCTCATGCCATTGGGGTCAACGTTGTCGAAAAAGTGGAACGGAAGCCCTACTTGATGGTCCTGAAGAGCGCGAACCATGAGGAGAGGTCCGAGGGCACTCCCTCCGATCCCGATCCAAAGAACATCCGTAAAGGGCTTTCCGTTGGGAGCCTGGATGGATCCATCAAGAATCGACTTTCCAAATTCATCGATGGCGTCGATTTCAGCTGAGATGCTTGCCCCAACTCCTTGATCAGGCGCTAATTGCGGTTGACGTAACCAATAGTGCCCAACTTGACGTTGCTCATCTGCGTTGGCGATCGCACCTCCTTCTAAGTCCTCCATCGCCTTGAAAGCTTGGTCCAGGCGGGGGGTGAGAGTCTCGAGATCAGAACTGTTGAGATGCATCCGACTGACATCGAGCCAAAGGCCTAGATCGTCGTGATACCAAAGCAAATCGCAAAAGCGTTGCCACTGGGTCTGGCTATCGATGGCGCTGAAATCCGGGAAGCTCATCTCTTGCGGAGAACCTTCATCCCCGAACCTATCCGTGATTGTCCGAGATGCCCACGAATTGGAATATCGAGGTTATTCTCTCCACGGAAACGTGGAGTGTCTTTTGTGAGTCTTTTTGGACGTCAGGTTGTTGCCACAGCGGGAGTTCTGGGCTTGATCTGTTTGTCCGTAGCTCACCTTCGCAGCACCGCTCAACTGCCATTGATTGATGCTGAGATCCAGACGCAGCCGATCCAGGGAGATCCGAGTGTCTTCAGCCCAGAAGAGCTCTTAATGCTGCAGCGTCGGTTTGGTGTGCATGGGCCACAGACTCGACTCGCTCAGTTGTTCACCCGAGGGATGGATCAATTCCAGCCCTTGCGAACCCAAACAGTCAATCGACTTCAAGCACTAAAGCCAGTCATCAAAAGAGAATCGAGACGCTATCGGGTCAACCCGATGTTAGTGACAGCGATCTTGTTTGATGAAATCCAGCATTCGAAGCCCGGAGAAGATCTGCCATTTGTTGTGCACTCAGGTTTTGTGTCAACGCACGGGCCTGCTCAGCTTGGAATTAGTGAGTTAATTCATCAAGGTCGTCTTCCGTTGAATCCATCAAAAACTGAAATCGCTGAAGCCAGAAATCTGTTGATGAATTCTGAAGCCAATGTTGAATTACTTGCGGCAAAAATAGCTCGGCTCAAGAAAGAATTGGGACTGGCTCCCGATCAAGTCCTAATAGCGAGTCGTTCATATGTTGATGCTAAGGCGATCGCAACACTGGCTTACCTTCACAACGGAAAACTTGATTATCCCAGGCGAGTGTTGCGCTACATGCAAGATACTGAGTTGCATGGCTTGATCTTTTCAGAGTCTCGCTCCACCAATCAACTATTGATTTAAGGATTGACCTCATTAAGTAAATAGGCTCTTGATGAACTAAGAATTCTGTCCTGAGTCGTCAGGGACAAAGAACTTGTAATGCGGCTAAACGTGTTTGAAGTTGATCCCAATCAAAACTTCTTGGGTCACCCCGCTCTCCACCAAGATCAACGTGCCTGTGGGTCGTAATCGCCGCTGGAGTAAATCCAAAACGATCGATCCAGTCTTTTAGTACAAGCGCTAATGAATCATATTGTTCACGTGAGTATCCGCTATGGGTTGATCTGCTATTACCGCCATCTTGAGGTGTTTCCAGGCTTAGGTGAAGGGCAAAATTATTGACTGAGCCCCTTATTTTTGGATTGGTGACGGCCCACTCACCAAGAAAAGCCGAATAGCCCGCTCCATAGGCGCGCTTGAGTGGATCCACAAGGTCAACGATCTTCCCATCGAGACCAATCACTGTGTGATAACTCACTTGATCTGCATCTCTGGGATGGGGAGTCATAAAGGTATTCACAGCTGATTGAAGCGAGTACACCGTTTCATGGAGTACAACGACGCGCGGATCAGGATTGAGAGTTGCTCCCCAGGGATTAATCCTGAAGCGTTCTCCAAAATTGGTAGGATCTGTAGCTACGGATACTCTCCGTTGCTTGAGTGTGCGTTGTTGAGCAACTAGCCGATGTTTGACCTTCTCGTCAAAGCCTGAACATTGCTTGGCAAGAGGTGAAGACCAGGAGATCGCCCTTGGGGGTTGCGGTTGTCCGGATGGCTCAACTTGTTGACGTTCTCGCTTCGTCTCGCTGCCCACTTCATCAAGAAGATCGAGGAGAGATGGACTGCTCGCTTTAAGCGCACCACTTTGGTCATTGCTTAACCAGGCCAGAGCACCAATACCAAGAACCAGAGTTCCACTACAGAGAATCAGAGTCGCACCACGATGGGATAGGTGAGACTGCACTCGCTTCCAGATTTCAGTTACACGATAGAAAACCATCGATCACGTAATTCTTTTTGTGATGACGATGCACCAGCGTCCCAGGTGATCTCCCAGCGCTCAACAATTGGATCCTTTTTCTTCAGGATTGTCGTGCTGAGACGCCCGCGACGTGCATAAAGCACTGGAATGTGTTCGGGACCTTGAAGGAGTGCTTGCCAATGCTCAAGACCTCTGATACGCCAATCATGAGCTCCGACGATCTCGTCTCCTGGTACGAGACCTGCTTGTTCGCCAGGACTGTCAGGGCGCACTTTATTGATCAACAAACGATCGTTTTGCTTAGACAATTGCATCCCAACGTCTGCATGCTTCGAGTGAATCGGAACGGCAATCAAACCGAGGGAATTCAGGCAGTCATGAATTGGAGCGTCAATCGTTGTTTCAAGCCAGGTTGGTAAAACCTCGGCTAGTGACTTGTTGTGATCAGCTACGACCTGGATTAAATCTTTTGGTTCATACCCCTTGCCATAACGCCCTAAGCGAAGCCAAAGATCTCTCACAACAGAGGACAGAGCCGAACCAGATTGTCTTAGCTGTACATCAAGGCAAAATGAGACAACAGTTCCAAGTCGGTAGTAACTGATTTGGGCAACAGAATTGGCAGGTGTTTGCTTATAAAGCCTTAGCCATGCTTCTCTTGAGCTATCAGCCAATGATTGAATCCTGCATCCGGGATTTAGGAGTACATGAGAGATGTCTTTCCCTAAATCCTCAAGCAACGTTTGACGATCAGATTTTGACGCTAAAAGCGTCAGGGTTAGATCAAAATAGCTGGTAATTCCTTCTGCAAACCAAAGCCCATCGCTAATCTCAGCCCTATCGTATCGATAGGGAACATAGGCACCAGGCCGAAGCCTTCGCACATTCCATTGGTGAAAGTATTCATGGCCAATCAACTGCAGAAGCTGTCGATAGCCATCCTTTTTTGTCAGTGCATCCCATGAAAATTGAAGCACTGAGGAATGATCATGTTCTAAACCGCCATACCCTTGATCTAGTAGTTGAATCACTAATTGATAACGATTTCCAGCCGGTGGAGGGGTGCCCATCAAGGTGCAAGCTGCAGTGCAGACGGCTTCGATATCGGCTTGAAAGGTGGGAGGCCAACCCATCGGTGGCACGCCAATCGTCAACAATTCATGCTGATGCCCACAAACTGCAAAGGGACGTGAGTGAAAAGGACCGGCGTGGACGGGTGCATCGACGAGATGGTCGAAATCTTTAGCTTCATACCCAGCGTCAACCTGTGGCAGGGGCAGATGTCCCAACCAACCGTCTGGCAACAACAGCCGGAGGTGATGCGGATTCCAGCGTTCTCCATCAATCAGCATGACCACTGCGGGAAGGCACAGGGATGCGAAATCTGGATCCAAATGATTGGTGCGGACCGTGAGCTGACGTGCTTCCAGCGTGTAGGTCAAGCAAACGGGATCGAGACTGACTAGTTCCGCGGTCCAGCACGATGGTGCTACACGCTTGGTGCTAACAGCCAGACCTGCTTGCTCAAACTGAAGACTGTGAAGATGCTGTGCGTGGTCTCGAACCGTGTAGGACCCAGGAGTCCATATGGGCATCAGCCATGATTGCTGAAGGACACGAGGTGTCCACTCGAGTTTCACTTTGAGTTGCTGACTTGCAGGCTCACAGAGATCGATCGAAATCCTGACGCGATCCATCAGGACATGGCTCGCTCAGCTCCCTGTTGCTCTGTTGTTGTGAGGGAAGGAGTAAAGGTGGCCCCGTCTGCCGAGCGCAGCGCTGACCTCAGGGCGTAGGCCCGCAAAATAGTTTTGAGATGGGTTTGATGTCCTGCGGAATCGTTGGTTTGACCAAGATCCAGCATCAACGCCAACGATCCATCGTCATCACGCCTCCAGCCCATTTGTAGCCCGCTGCGATTTGTGGCAACCAACTCAGCTGAATAAATATCCTGCCCAAATGCTTTGATCAGGCCTGGACGCTGTACAAGATAGTTTTCTGCCAACAGAGTTTCCTCAAGAAGCTCGAGGTCGGTGATGACGGTTGGCAGGATAGTCAGATGGGACATGAGCACATGATGCCCGCGCACTCGAACCTTAGCCACTGTGTTGATGATTCACTCGATTCAGGTCTCGCGCTCATCTCCCCATTGATTCAGACGTGGCCACAGTTCGAGCCACGTCTGCGTCTCGGTGTGATGGCCTCTGGCAATGGAAGTAATTTCGAGGCGATTCAAGACTCGATTTCTGCCAAAGCGCTGCATGCCGACATTCACCTCTTAGTGGTCAACAACCAGGGTTGTGGTGCAGAACAGAGAGCACAACGTCTCAATATTCCTTGCCAATTATTGGATCATCGTCAGTTTGAGACGAGAGAAAGTCTTGATCACGCTCTTGTTCAATCGTTTCTTGATGCTGATGTGGAGCTGATCGTGATGGCTGGCTGGATGAGGATTGTGACTCCAGTGTTGATTCAAGCCTTTCCAAACAGATTGCTCAATATCCACCCATCCCTCCTGCCCAGCTTCAAAGGTCTCGATGCGGTTGGACAAGCTCTACAAGCGTCGGTACGGATCAGTGGTTGCACTGCTCATCTAGTAAGGGCTGATGTGGATACCGGACCGGTCATTGCCCAAGCGGCTGTTCCAGTCCTTGAGGACGACACGCGAACGTCCTTGGCTATACGAATTCAATCTCAGGAACATCGCATTTTGCCCTGGGCAATCGCTCTTGCAGGATTGAAGTGGCGCCAGACCGTGGAGCCCCTGACCAGCACAGGTCAGGGGTAGAACGGAGCTAGCGGTAAACCTGTTTCACCTGGCAGGCCTGCCATGAGGTTCAGGCATTGAAAAGCCTGTGCGGCCTGTCCTTTCATCAAGTTGTCCACAGCGCTCATCAAGACAAGCCGTCCGGTCCGGTTGTCGACTTGCACCGATAAAAAAGCCCGGTTGGTGTGTTTAGCCCATTTCGTTGCTGGGTAGGTGCCAACAGGCAACACCGTGACACACGTGTGATGGCGGTAGAAACTATCAAGAACAGTGGTGCAGTCTTCGGCTGTTAGTCCGGGGTCGCGCAATCTGGCGTACACCGTTGACAGCAGCCCTCGCACCATGGGAACGAGATGTGGTGTGAACTGCAACTGGATGCCACATCCGGCAACCTCACTGGCCATCTGCTCAATTTCTGACGTGTGGCGATGGCCTACAACGCCGTAAGGACAGATCGATTCAGAGGCCTCCGCTAACAGAAGATGTTCTTTAGCAGCACGTCCGCCACCGGATGTGCCCGTCTTTGCATCGATGATCACACCGTCTTGTTCGATCAATCCTTGCTTGAGGAATGGCAACAAAGGCAGCAAGCTCGCGGTGGGAAAACAGCCAGGGGCCGCAACCAATCGTGCAGTTGCAATGGCCGATGCATTCCATTCAGGTAACCCGTAGACGGCTTCAAGACACAGGTCAGCATCCCTGCGCTTGCAAGAGAGAGCCTCCTGGGCGTAGACCCTCGCCCACTGATCGAGCGAGCGGTAGCGGTAATCAGCGGAGAGATCCACGACTCGAACACCACGTTCCAGAAGTTCAGGAACCATTCCGCTCGCCAATCCATTGGGAAGGCTGAGCAAAGCCAAATCAGCGCACTCGGCAATTCTGCTGGGGTCAGGACTCTCCACAACGGGATCATCCGGTAGCGACAAAAAGGGGCAGAGCTCACTCCAACGCTTGCCAGCACTGCGTTCTCCGCCGAGCAAGCTGATCTCAAATTCGGGATGGGACTGCAACAGCCTCAGGCTTTGCAAGCCCCCATAACCGGATGCACCGATAACCGCAACTCGTTTGATCGCCATGAACTGAGCGGAATGATCGGCTGATCGTACTGGCGTCGATCATGATGAGAGCTTGTTGGATACCTAGAACGCTGAGCCATTCAGCCGTAGCTTCCGAGGGCATGGATCCGAACTTTGACTCCATCCCCGATGCCCTCAACGCCATCCGGAATGGCGAGTGCGTTGTTGTTGTCGATGATGAACGCCGTGAAAACGAAGGAGATTTGATTTGCGCTTCGCAATTCGCGACGCCAGAGCAGATCAATTTCATGGCCAAAGAGGCTCGCGGTTTGATCTGTCTTGCCATCGAAGGAGATCGTCTCGATGCTCTTGACCTCCCCTTGATGGTTGATCGCAACACCGATGAAAATCAAACGGCGTTCACGGTGAGTATTGATGCCGGCCCTGAGCACGGTGTCTCGACCGGAATTTCAGCTGAAGATCGCTCTCGCACGATTCAGGTTGTGCTTCAGGCCGATGCCAAGCCTTCTGATCTAAGGCGTCCAGGGCACGTGTTTCCGTTGAGGGCCCGTTCTGGAGGTGTGCTTAAACGTGCTGGACATACGGAGGCTGCGGTTGATCTCGCTCAGCTCGCAGGGCTGATCCCATCAGGAGTCATTTGTGAAATTCAGAACTCCGATGGCTCGATGGCTCGTCTTCCAGAACTTCAGATTTACGCCAAACAATTTGGCTTGAGGCTGATCAGCATTGCTGACCTCATCAGCTATCGGCTTCAGAACGAACGCTTTGTTCGTCGTCATGCACAGTGTGTGATGCCCAGTCAGTTTGGACAGTTCCAGGCGGTTGGATTTCGCAATGAA
The window above is part of the Synechococcus sp. WH 8020 genome. Proteins encoded here:
- a CDS encoding glucose-6-phosphate isomerase, yielding MSFPDFSAIDSQTQWQRFCDLLWYHDDLGLWLDVSRMHLNSSDLETLTPRLDQAFKAMEDLEGGAIANADEQRQVGHYWLRQPQLAPDQGVGASISAEIDAIDEFGKSILDGSIQAPNGKPFTDVLWIGIGGSALGPLLMVRALQDHQVGLPFHFFDNVDPNGMSRVLADLGERLCTTLVITVSKSGGTPEPHLGMEQARHRLEALGGSWTGQAVVVTMAGSKLDQQAEQENWLQRFDMFDWIGGRTSITSAVGLLPGALIGCDIRGFLAGAAQMDEATRCPDVRRNPSALMAAAWYAAGEGKGKRDMVVLPYRDRLEVFSRYLQQLVMESLGKRLDRDGKEVHQGIAVYGNKGSTDQHAYVQQLRDGIDNFFVTFIEVLRDVEDIPSIEGERPGDFLDGFLQGTRSALTEGGRQSLSISMRRFDARRLGALIALFERAVGLYGELVNVNAYHQPGVEAGKKAAAAILNLQKQVEEVLSDGVSRSAVEIQKAIGSGTDEAIFWILRHLTGNNRGYVAQGSWDSPASLRFSKG
- a CDS encoding helicase DnaB, whose amino-acid sequence is MSLFGRQVVATAGVLGLICLSVAHLRSTAQLPLIDAEIQTQPIQGDPSVFSPEELLMLQRRFGVHGPQTRLAQLFTRGMDQFQPLRTQTVNRLQALKPVIKRESRRYRVNPMLVTAILFDEIQHSKPGEDLPFVVHSGFVSTHGPAQLGISELIHQGRLPLNPSKTEIAEARNLLMNSEANVELLAAKIARLKKELGLAPDQVLIASRSYVDAKAIATLAYLHNGKLDYPRRVLRYMQDTELHGLIFSESRSTNQLLI
- a CDS encoding N-acetylmuramoyl-L-alanine amidase — translated: MVFYRVTEIWKRVQSHLSHRGATLILCSGTLVLGIGALAWLSNDQSGALKASSPSLLDLLDEVGSETKRERQQVEPSGQPQPPRAISWSSPLAKQCSGFDEKVKHRLVAQQRTLKQRRVSVATDPTNFGERFRINPWGATLNPDPRVVVLHETVYSLQSAVNTFMTPHPRDADQVSYHTVIGLDGKIVDLVDPLKRAYGAGYSAFLGEWAVTNPKIRGSVNNFALHLSLETPQDGGNSRSTHSGYSREQYDSLALVLKDWIDRFGFTPAAITTHRHVDLGGERGDPRSFDWDQLQTRLAALQVLCP
- a CDS encoding PDZ domain-containing protein, translating into MDRVRISIDLCEPASQQLKVKLEWTPRVLQQSWLMPIWTPGSYTVRDHAQHLHSLQFEQAGLAVSTKRVAPSCWTAELVSLDPVCLTYTLEARQLTVRTNHLDPDFASLCLPAVVMLIDGERWNPHHLRLLLPDGWLGHLPLPQVDAGYEAKDFDHLVDAPVHAGPFHSRPFAVCGHQHELLTIGVPPMGWPPTFQADIEAVCTAACTLMGTPPPAGNRYQLVIQLLDQGYGGLEHDHSSVLQFSWDALTKKDGYRQLLQLIGHEYFHQWNVRRLRPGAYVPYRYDRAEISDGLWFAEGITSYFDLTLTLLASKSDRQTLLEDLGKDISHVLLNPGCRIQSLADSSREAWLRLYKQTPANSVAQISYYRLGTVVSFCLDVQLRQSGSALSSVVRDLWLRLGRYGKGYEPKDLIQVVADHNKSLAEVLPTWLETTIDAPIHDCLNSLGLIAVPIHSKHADVGMQLSKQNDRLLINKVRPDSPGEQAGLVPGDEIVGAHDWRIRGLEHWQALLQGPEHIPVLYARRGRLSTTILKKKDPIVERWEITWDAGASSSQKELRDRWFSIV
- a CDS encoding DUF1257 domain-containing protein → MSHLTILPTVITDLELLEETLLAENYLVQRPGLIKAFGQDIYSAELVATNRSGLQMGWRRDDDGSLALMLDLGQTNDSAGHQTHLKTILRAYALRSALRSADGATFTPSLTTTEQQGAERAMS
- the purN gene encoding phosphoribosylglycinamide formyltransferase; the protein is MPAHSNLSHCVDDSLDSGLALISPLIQTWPQFEPRLRLGVMASGNGSNFEAIQDSISAKALHADIHLLVVNNQGCGAEQRAQRLNIPCQLLDHRQFETRESLDHALVQSFLDADVELIVMAGWMRIVTPVLIQAFPNRLLNIHPSLLPSFKGLDAVGQALQASVRISGCTAHLVRADVDTGPVIAQAAVPVLEDDTRTSLAIRIQSQEHRILPWAIALAGLKWRQTVEPLTSTGQG
- the argC gene encoding N-acetyl-gamma-glutamyl-phosphate reductase — its product is MAIKRVAVIGASGYGGLQSLRLLQSHPEFEISLLGGERSAGKRWSELCPFLSLPDDPVVESPDPSRIAECADLALLSLPNGLASGMVPELLERGVRVVDLSADYRYRSLDQWARVYAQEALSCKRRDADLCLEAVYGLPEWNASAIATARLVAAPGCFPTASLLPLLPFLKQGLIEQDGVIIDAKTGTSGGGRAAKEHLLLAEASESICPYGVVGHRHTSEIEQMASEVAGCGIQLQFTPHLVPMVRGLLSTVYARLRDPGLTAEDCTTVLDSFYRHHTCVTVLPVGTYPATKWAKHTNRAFLSVQVDNRTGRLVLMSAVDNLMKGQAAQAFQCLNLMAGLPGETGLPLAPFYP